One segment of Methylocella silvestris BL2 DNA contains the following:
- a CDS encoding HesB/IscA family protein, with protein sequence MSEAAVEAPVEMSENAALRISEILKTEPEGSFLRIGVDGGGCSGFTYTYKIETARDDEDLVLDRDGALVLIDPVSLEFLRGCRIDFINNLMGRMFKIENPAATASCGCGSSFAV encoded by the coding sequence ATGAGCGAAGCCGCTGTCGAAGCGCCCGTCGAAATGTCCGAAAACGCCGCGCTGCGGATTTCCGAGATCCTCAAGACCGAGCCGGAAGGCTCCTTCCTGCGCATCGGCGTCGATGGCGGCGGATGTTCGGGCTTCACCTATACTTATAAGATCGAGACGGCGCGCGACGACGAGGACCTCGTGCTCGACCGCGACGGCGCGCTCGTTCTGATCGATCCGGTCTCGCTGGAATTCTTGCGCGGCTGCCGGATTGATTTCATCAACAATCTGATGGGGCGGATGTTCAAAATCGAAAATCCCGCCGCTACCGCGTCTTGCGGCTGCGGGTCGAGCTTTGCCGTCTAG
- a CDS encoding family 2A encapsulin nanocompartment shell protein, whose protein sequence is MADEVEARRTLSEPAARQLANATKTRAQWSGITPRWLVSFLPWVPVEAGIYRLNRVVEGEGESDVECSPSRERDTDLPETFVDYDHHPREYFLNAVTTILDVQSRVTDLYNQPYDQIQEQLRLLIEKVKEKQENELINNPEYGLIPNAAPNMRINVRAGAPTPDDLDELIALVWKEPAFFLAHPKAIAAFGRECTRRGVPPPTLNLFGTPFLTWRGLPLVPSDKLPFVDGRTKILLLRTGERKQGVVGLFQPGVPGEVAPSLSVRFMGINRKAIASYLISLYCSSAILTPDALGVLEGVEIDRYHVYA, encoded by the coding sequence ATGGCTGATGAAGTCGAGGCTCGTAGGACGCTCAGCGAGCCGGCAGCCCGCCAGCTCGCCAACGCCACCAAGACCAGAGCGCAATGGTCCGGCATTACGCCACGGTGGCTCGTCTCTTTTCTCCCATGGGTTCCTGTCGAGGCCGGCATTTACCGCCTGAACCGCGTCGTTGAAGGCGAGGGCGAGAGCGACGTCGAATGCAGCCCCAGCCGCGAGCGCGACACCGATCTTCCCGAGACCTTCGTCGATTATGATCATCATCCGCGCGAATATTTCCTCAACGCGGTGACGACCATCCTCGACGTCCAGTCGCGCGTCACAGATCTTTACAACCAGCCCTATGACCAGATTCAGGAACAGCTGCGTCTCTTGATCGAAAAGGTCAAAGAGAAGCAGGAAAACGAACTCATCAACAATCCGGAATACGGCCTGATCCCGAATGCGGCGCCGAATATGCGGATCAACGTGCGCGCCGGCGCGCCGACGCCCGATGATCTCGACGAGCTGATTGCTCTCGTCTGGAAGGAGCCGGCCTTCTTCCTCGCTCACCCCAAGGCCATCGCGGCCTTTGGCCGCGAATGCACCCGCCGCGGCGTGCCCCCGCCAACCCTCAATTTGTTCGGCACGCCCTTTCTGACCTGGCGCGGCCTGCCGCTCGTGCCAAGCGACAAGCTGCCCTTCGTCGACGGCAGGACGAAGATCCTGCTGCTCCGGACGGGCGAGCGCAAGCAGGGCGTCGTCGGCCTGTTCCAGCCGGGCGTTCCCGGCGAAGTCGCGCCAAGCCTCTCGGTGCGCTTCATGGGCATCAACCGCAAGGCGATCGCCTCCTATTTGATCTCGCTCTATTGCTCGTCGGCGATCCTCACGCCGGACGCGCTCGGCGTTCTCGAAGGCGTGGAGATCGACCGCTATCATGTCTACGCCTGA
- a CDS encoding family 2A encapsulin nanocompartment cargo protein cysteine desulfurase — MSTPEPAAAAAALTPLPASPASQWGGAAPSVPDPATIAALANALFKAFPGDPAPSTGAAGSGAPEAGFPPAPPQPDPLLASVGPSHVAAQAGSPPYAPVSPAFASSPGFPSGGQPASAPNVGLPTAASTVFAFAPAAYSQPLSPAAAPVTTPSGYGGQSEAVPSEAELAALPGALTDSTALTHPALGGAGYSAGDKALPGESLYFLDGRDSHAGATRQGVPHAGAKPSDAPALPETGSLRPGAAPDAPLPTAGATAAPAVNSPAATPATRPAVFGATPGGLITPAGFPNAPAFKIPGFEPREAASLFSSNPPLPGDLFTLPAESAAPAPPASPLPEATPSGVHTIYPVAHEVRPELGPTIGVGARPFDAASIRRDFPILRQYVHGKPLIWLDNAATTQKPQAVIDRISSFYENENSNIHRAAHTLAARATDAYEAAREKTRRFINAPSTNDIIFVRGTTEAINLIAQSYGRRNVKKGDEILITWLEHHANIVPWQMLCAETGAILKVAPVDDKGQVRLDEYEKLLSRRTRIVSFTMVANAIGTVTPAKDMIDMAHRLGSCVIADAAQAVSHMPVDVQALDCDFLVFSGHKVFGPTGIGVVYGKQQVLEAMPPWQGGGNMIADVTFEKTIYQPPPGRFEAGTGNIADAVGLGAAFDYLDTIGMANIAAYEHELLIYATEGLKSVPGLRIIGCADEKAGVFSLVLDGCRSEDVGAALDREGIAVRSGHHCAQPILRRFGLETTVRPSLALYNTFDDIDALVAALRRISVSQRFRAR; from the coding sequence ATGTCTACGCCTGAGCCTGCCGCCGCGGCCGCGGCGCTGACGCCGCTTCCGGCTTCGCCGGCGTCTCAATGGGGCGGCGCGGCGCCCTCCGTACCCGATCCGGCGACGATCGCGGCGCTCGCCAACGCGCTGTTCAAGGCGTTTCCCGGAGATCCCGCCCCTTCCACGGGCGCCGCCGGCTCGGGCGCGCCGGAGGCGGGCTTTCCGCCTGCTCCGCCGCAGCCCGATCCGCTGCTCGCCTCGGTCGGGCCCTCGCATGTTGCGGCGCAGGCCGGATCGCCACCCTACGCTCCGGTCTCGCCCGCTTTCGCATCCTCGCCCGGATTTCCGTCCGGAGGCCAGCCGGCGTCAGCCCCCAACGTCGGGCTGCCAACAGCTGCGTCAACGGTCTTCGCTTTTGCCCCCGCGGCCTATTCGCAGCCCCTATCGCCGGCCGCTGCTCCCGTCACGACGCCGTCAGGATATGGCGGCCAATCGGAAGCCGTCCCAAGCGAGGCGGAGCTCGCCGCCCTGCCCGGCGCGTTGACGGACTCGACGGCCCTGACCCATCCGGCGCTCGGCGGCGCCGGCTATTCCGCGGGCGATAAGGCTCTGCCCGGCGAGTCGCTCTATTTCCTCGATGGCCGCGATAGCCACGCCGGCGCGACGCGGCAGGGCGTTCCGCATGCTGGCGCCAAGCCGTCCGACGCTCCGGCGCTTCCGGAAACGGGATCGCTGCGCCCAGGCGCCGCGCCGGACGCCCCGCTTCCCACCGCCGGGGCGACCGCGGCTCCCGCCGTGAATTCCCCAGCCGCAACCCCCGCCACCCGGCCGGCGGTCTTCGGAGCGACGCCCGGGGGACTCATCACGCCCGCCGGTTTTCCGAACGCGCCCGCCTTCAAGATTCCGGGCTTCGAGCCGCGCGAGGCGGCTTCGCTCTTTTCTTCAAATCCCCCGCTTCCGGGCGACCTCTTCACTCTCCCCGCCGAAAGCGCCGCGCCGGCTCCGCCCGCCTCGCCGCTGCCGGAAGCAACGCCATCCGGCGTCCATACGATATACCCCGTCGCTCATGAGGTGAGGCCTGAACTCGGCCCGACCATTGGCGTCGGCGCGCGTCCCTTCGACGCCGCCTCGATCCGCCGCGACTTCCCCATCCTGCGTCAATATGTGCATGGCAAGCCGTTGATCTGGCTGGATAACGCCGCAACGACGCAGAAGCCCCAGGCGGTCATCGACCGGATCTCGTCCTTCTACGAGAACGAAAACTCAAACATTCACCGCGCCGCCCATACGCTCGCGGCGCGGGCGACGGACGCCTATGAAGCCGCACGTGAAAAGACGCGCCGCTTCATCAATGCCCCCTCAACGAATGACATTATTTTCGTGCGCGGCACGACCGAAGCGATCAATCTGATCGCGCAGAGCTACGGCCGCCGCAACGTCAAGAAAGGCGATGAGATCCTCATCACCTGGCTTGAGCATCACGCCAATATCGTGCCCTGGCAGATGCTCTGCGCCGAGACCGGCGCGATCCTCAAGGTCGCCCCGGTCGACGACAAGGGTCAGGTCCGGCTCGACGAATATGAAAAGCTGCTGTCGCGCCGCACGCGCATCGTCTCCTTCACCATGGTCGCCAACGCCATCGGGACGGTCACGCCGGCCAAGGACATGATCGACATGGCGCATCGCCTCGGCTCCTGCGTCATCGCCGACGCCGCCCAGGCCGTCTCGCATATGCCCGTCGACGTGCAGGCGCTGGATTGCGATTTTCTGGTGTTCTCCGGCCATAAGGTGTTCGGGCCGACCGGCATCGGCGTCGTCTATGGCAAACAGCAGGTGCTTGAGGCGATGCCGCCGTGGCAGGGCGGCGGCAATATGATCGCCGACGTCACCTTCGAAAAGACGATTTACCAGCCGCCGCCGGGCCGTTTCGAGGCGGGCACCGGCAATATCGCCGATGCGGTCGGGCTTGGAGCCGCCTTCGACTATCTCGACACGATCGGCATGGCCAATATCGCCGCCTATGAGCATGAGCTTTTGATCTATGCGACCGAAGGTCTCAAGAGCGTTCCGGGACTGCGCATCATCGGCTGCGCGGATGAGAAGGCCGGCGTGTTCTCGCTGGTGCTCGACGGCTGCCGCAGCGAGGACGTCGGCGCGGCGCTCGATCGCGAAGGCATCGCCGTGCGCTCCGGCCACCATTGCGCCCAGCCGATTCTGCGCCGCTTTGGCCTCGAGACGACGGTCCGGCCGTCCCTCGCCCTCTACAACACCTTTGACGACATCGACGCGCTCGTCGCGGCCCTACGGCGCATCTCCGTCAGCCAGCGATTTCGCGCGCGTTAA
- a CDS encoding ABC transporter substrate-binding protein, with translation MRLTGAVGDHAPTRRQAVAQISAFCALGFSPSRGAAAVPKITVALVRSAGSGPLFIAAAKGYFADEGLDAELRFVASDDDARAAVAAGEAAFGVSQLTASFFSYAVDQRLTLIASQFSDQAGFPANALVIVKPAYDAGFKSVPDLRRKQIGLEDVGSGRRYALAHIAARYGLDPDELTIAALERPQREFEALRKGEIDAAVVSFHTALETASSASDLVLVRMGDLAQSQMGAVFTAQQTIDSNRPIVEKFIRAYQRGVASYDLTFLQRSDGDDEAKPDDYDSTLQLVSEQANVAPRLIDQAPLYCDRLGRLDEADVSAQLAFWQDHGMVARSASAANLIDGSFTAERLPGNPDPN, from the coding sequence ATGAGACTCACAGGCGCCGTCGGCGATCACGCGCCGACGCGGAGACAGGCGGTCGCGCAAATCTCCGCTTTTTGCGCATTAGGGTTTTCGCCGTCGAGGGGGGCGGCCGCCGTCCCGAAGATTACAGTCGCTCTCGTCCGAAGCGCAGGGTCCGGCCCGCTCTTCATTGCGGCCGCAAAGGGATATTTCGCGGACGAAGGGCTCGATGCCGAGCTGCGCTTCGTTGCGTCCGATGATGACGCGAGGGCCGCCGTCGCCGCAGGCGAGGCCGCCTTCGGCGTTTCGCAGCTGACAGCCTCATTTTTCAGCTATGCGGTAGATCAGCGGCTGACGCTGATCGCCTCGCAATTCAGCGATCAGGCGGGGTTTCCCGCCAATGCTCTCGTGATCGTCAAACCGGCCTATGACGCAGGGTTCAAAAGCGTCCCCGATTTGCGGCGCAAACAGATCGGCCTCGAGGATGTGGGATCTGGCCGTCGCTACGCCCTGGCGCATATCGCCGCGCGCTACGGGCTAGATCCAGACGAGCTCACGATCGCCGCGCTTGAAAGGCCTCAAAGAGAATTTGAGGCGTTGCGCAAAGGCGAAATCGACGCCGCCGTCGTTTCGTTTCACACGGCGCTCGAAACCGCCTCCTCCGCCAGCGATCTGGTTCTCGTCAGGATGGGCGATCTGGCGCAGTCGCAAATGGGGGCGGTCTTCACGGCCCAGCAGACGATTGATTCAAACCGCCCGATCGTCGAGAAATTCATCCGCGCCTATCAGCGGGGCGTCGCCTCCTACGATCTTACATTTCTTCAGCGGTCCGACGGCGACGACGAAGCCAAGCCCGACGACTACGACTCGACGTTGCAGCTGGTGTCTGAACAAGCGAATGTCGCGCCGCGCCTTATCGATCAGGCGCCTCTTTATTGCGATCGCCTCGGGCGATTGGACGAGGCCGACGTCTCGGCGCAGCTCGCATTCTGGCAAGACCACGGAATGGTCGCCCGAAGCGCGTCGGCAGCGAATCTGATCGATGGGTCCTTTACCGCCGAGCGCCTGCCGGGCAATCCGGATCCGAACTGA
- a CDS encoding response regulator transcription factor, whose product MRSALIIEDHPILLQASKRLLEDIGVSPVFVASDVLSGYRLFHRAKPDVVIVDLVIKSNGLAGLDLIRRMRLRDQKARILVFSMHADPVIIGRALEAGAMGYVVKDAGPDEFIEAFKRVDSGKPYLSNAIATEVALVNVHASSNPLANLSRREIQTLALLAEGKSYRAIADELRVSYKTVVNVCSLLRRKLGAGSLAELIALAVRHIG is encoded by the coding sequence ATGAGATCAGCGCTTATTATCGAAGATCATCCGATCCTTCTTCAGGCTTCCAAGCGTCTTCTCGAAGATATCGGAGTGTCGCCCGTCTTCGTCGCGAGCGACGTCTTGTCGGGATATCGCCTTTTCCACCGGGCGAAGCCGGATGTCGTGATCGTCGACCTGGTCATCAAGAGCAACGGACTTGCCGGACTGGACCTCATCCGCCGCATGCGCCTGCGCGACCAGAAGGCGCGGATCCTGGTTTTCAGCATGCATGCCGATCCGGTCATCATCGGTCGCGCTCTTGAAGCGGGCGCGATGGGCTATGTCGTCAAGGACGCAGGCCCGGACGAATTCATAGAGGCCTTCAAGAGAGTTGATTCCGGTAAACCCTATCTGAGCAATGCGATTGCAACCGAGGTGGCTTTGGTCAACGTACACGCCTCGTCGAATCCGCTTGCAAATCTGTCGCGGCGTGAGATTCAGACCCTGGCGCTCCTTGCGGAAGGAAAATCTTACCGCGCCATCGCCGACGAGCTGAGGGTCAGCTACAAGACGGTCGTCAATGTCTGCTCTTTGCTTCGGCGGAAACTCGGCGCCGGCAGCCTTGCCGAGTTGATCGCCCTTGCGGTTCGCCATATCGGATAG
- the argS gene encoding arginine--tRNA ligase — MNIYADFHQRIAAILETIVASGRLPAELDLNRFVVEPPRDASHGDLAANAAMVYAKEAKASFSNPRQLASEIAFALAEDPDVASAEVAGPGFINISLKPDVFGRILRRALELGADFGKGAAKAGGKVNVEYVSANPTGPMHVGHGRGAVFGDALANLLEFAGADVTREYYINDAGAQVDVLARSAHLRYREALGEEIGDIPEGLYPGDYLKSVGATLAARFGDSLVQRPETEWMEPARAAAIEGMMAMIRDDLAALDITHAIFFSERSLTRGEAGDQVAAAIAALRADGLVYEGRLPPPKGQAAEDWEDREQTLFRSTAFGDDVDRPLLKSDGGYTYFASDIAYHKTKIDRGFALLIDVWGADHGGYVSRMRAAVEALSRGKASLDVKLCQLVKLMRAGEPVKMSKRSGDFVTLREVVDEVGRDAVRFMMLFRKNDAPLEFDLSKVIEQSKDNPVFYVQYAHARARSVLRQAHVSIPANKLTTSAFEEAELGLLVDPGELYLVKLVAQFPRVIEAAASAHEPHRLAFYLHELASALHGHWTRGKDQPQLRFLNEEMPNLTIARLALVKVLAGVLSAGLGVLGVSAPDEMR; from the coding sequence ATGAACATTTACGCCGATTTCCATCAGCGCATCGCCGCAATCCTTGAGACCATTGTCGCCTCAGGACGCCTGCCGGCGGAGCTTGACCTTAATCGCTTCGTGGTCGAGCCGCCGCGCGACGCCTCGCATGGCGATCTGGCCGCCAACGCCGCCATGGTCTATGCGAAAGAGGCGAAGGCGTCCTTCTCCAATCCGCGCCAGCTCGCGAGCGAAATCGCCTTCGCGCTGGCGGAGGACCCCGACGTCGCCAGCGCCGAAGTCGCCGGGCCAGGCTTCATCAATATTTCGCTTAAGCCCGACGTGTTCGGCCGCATCCTGCGGCGGGCGCTCGAACTTGGCGCCGATTTCGGCAAGGGCGCAGCCAAAGCCGGCGGCAAGGTCAATGTCGAATATGTTTCGGCCAATCCGACCGGCCCGATGCATGTCGGCCATGGGCGTGGGGCGGTGTTCGGCGACGCGCTGGCGAACCTGCTCGAATTTGCCGGGGCCGACGTCACGCGCGAATATTATATCAACGACGCCGGCGCGCAGGTCGATGTTCTCGCCCGCTCGGCCCATTTGCGCTATCGCGAGGCGCTTGGCGAAGAGATCGGCGACATTCCCGAGGGACTCTATCCCGGCGACTATCTGAAAAGCGTCGGCGCGACTTTGGCCGCGCGCTTTGGCGACAGCCTGGTCCAGCGCCCAGAAACCGAGTGGATGGAGCCGGCGCGGGCGGCCGCGATCGAGGGCATGATGGCGATGATCCGCGACGATCTCGCCGCGCTCGACATCACCCACGCGATTTTCTTTTCCGAGCGTTCGCTGACCCGCGGCGAGGCGGGCGATCAGGTCGCCGCGGCGATCGCGGCGCTGCGGGCCGACGGTCTCGTCTATGAGGGCAGGCTTCCGCCGCCGAAGGGTCAGGCGGCGGAGGACTGGGAAGACCGCGAGCAGACCTTGTTCCGCTCGACCGCCTTCGGCGACGACGTCGACCGGCCATTGCTGAAGTCAGACGGCGGCTATACTTATTTCGCCTCGGACATCGCCTACCACAAGACGAAGATCGATCGCGGCTTCGCGCTGCTGATCGACGTTTGGGGTGCGGATCACGGCGGCTATGTCAGCCGGATGCGCGCCGCCGTCGAGGCTTTATCGCGCGGCAAGGCAAGCCTCGACGTCAAGTTGTGTCAGCTCGTCAAGCTGATGCGCGCCGGCGAGCCGGTGAAAATGTCAAAGCGGTCGGGCGATTTCGTCACCTTGCGCGAAGTCGTCGACGAAGTCGGGCGCGACGCCGTCCGCTTCATGATGCTGTTTCGCAAGAACGACGCGCCGCTGGAATTTGATCTTTCCAAAGTTATCGAGCAATCGAAAGATAATCCGGTATTCTACGTCCAATATGCGCATGCGCGCGCCAGATCGGTGTTGCGGCAGGCCCATGTCAGCATTCCTGCAAATAAACTCACGACGTCCGCCTTCGAAGAGGCGGAGCTTGGGCTTTTAGTCGATCCTGGCGAGCTTTATCTGGTCAAACTTGTCGCGCAATTTCCGCGTGTAATCGAGGCGGCGGCCAGCGCCCATGAGCCGCATCGTCTCGCCTTTTATTTGCACGAACTGGCGTCCGCCTTGCACGGTCATTGGACTCGCGGCAAAGATCAGCCACAATTACGATTTCTTAATGAAGAAATGCCAAATCTAACCATTGCAAGGCTTGCTTTGGTAAAGGTATTGGCGGGCGTATTGTCTGCTGGCCTTGGAGTTTTGGGGGTCAGCGCTCCTGACGAGATGCGCTAG
- a CDS encoding sensor domain-containing diguanylate cyclase: MADFFSTQMDFIFFFYGLAFILLGATCFAIAKGDRKQPWTVLGLFGVVHGASEWLDLTALIVGDAFPFALARTVLMTVSFLLLMEFARLEAIHFGLRPPGRWLYVVLVLLAAYGGFAGGLNVAGVTARYAIGLVGSLAASVLFALHARGFSGAARRFSILAAVGFALYGVAAGAIVPAVPFWPASVFNYEWFIHNTGVPIQLVRGVLACWIALSIWAIWGQKLILKVSSERFTRFLRKQFVLTAGAMATILVLGWLLTEFLGGIYQRNVQDEARGDINLLASRFSGETGVVEAVGRTLAGSPSVLPLLVGGSRHDREVAQAVLEVGVKASGAKLGYILDLTGAIVAAFDPRDDSALQAPGDASTSHFSKANAGEPISHFALDPVERRPYFYAIYPIRLANSEVVGHAVLKKSLNVLEADLRAFDQPYFFVDPDGLIVLTNQPALLLRQLWPPSSDRKSIPARQSPTVNIAPPSKREIVDATWINLGGERVFVRRRFANDSEWSLVLTIPMAELFANRVLGIVITLLATLMALIYLFGKERSVYDSVQMDKRLKLQELARSLEFQASTDPLTGLFNRMKFDQALAAEILRANRYNRPLSLVLFDIDHFKNINDLHGHQVGDNVLVQLSRIAAAHIRGTDVLARWGGEEFVILVPESNGQMAYQTAENLRNAIGQAVFEKAGAVTCSFGVAEYVDGDAAESLISRADAAMYRAKIKGRNQAELSSVTAPSSVETSFPSPA; the protein is encoded by the coding sequence ATGGCGGACTTCTTCAGCACTCAGATGGACTTTATATTCTTCTTCTATGGGCTTGCGTTCATCCTTCTCGGCGCAACCTGCTTCGCCATAGCAAAGGGAGACCGGAAACAGCCCTGGACCGTGCTGGGACTGTTTGGCGTTGTTCATGGGGCAAGTGAGTGGCTGGATTTGACCGCGCTGATCGTCGGCGACGCATTTCCATTCGCCCTTGCGCGAACTGTGTTAATGACGGTGTCGTTCTTGCTGTTGATGGAATTTGCGCGGCTGGAAGCCATTCATTTTGGCCTAAGGCCGCCAGGGCGCTGGTTGTATGTCGTATTGGTTCTGTTGGCAGCGTATGGCGGGTTCGCCGGCGGGCTGAATGTGGCTGGCGTCACTGCGCGCTACGCGATTGGGCTTGTGGGCTCTCTCGCCGCCAGTGTCTTATTTGCGCTGCACGCCCGAGGGTTCTCGGGCGCAGCAAGACGCTTTTCAATTCTTGCCGCGGTGGGATTTGCGCTTTATGGCGTCGCCGCCGGCGCGATTGTCCCGGCCGTTCCATTCTGGCCTGCGAGCGTTTTCAACTACGAATGGTTCATCCATAACACAGGCGTTCCCATCCAGCTCGTGCGCGGTGTGCTCGCGTGCTGGATAGCTCTTTCGATCTGGGCGATTTGGGGACAAAAGCTGATTTTGAAGGTTTCGTCCGAGCGGTTTACACGGTTTTTACGCAAGCAATTTGTTTTGACCGCAGGCGCCATGGCGACGATTCTTGTTCTTGGCTGGCTGCTGACGGAGTTCCTCGGAGGGATTTATCAACGAAATGTCCAGGACGAGGCGCGCGGCGATATCAATCTGCTTGCGAGCCGATTCTCTGGCGAGACTGGCGTCGTTGAGGCTGTGGGGAGAACCTTGGCCGGATCGCCGTCCGTGCTTCCTTTGCTGGTCGGCGGCAGCCGACATGACCGCGAGGTCGCCCAAGCCGTTCTGGAGGTTGGCGTCAAGGCGTCAGGAGCCAAGCTCGGCTACATATTGGATCTAACCGGAGCAATCGTCGCTGCTTTCGATCCGCGGGACGACTCTGCGTTGCAAGCTCCCGGTGACGCTTCAACTTCCCATTTTTCGAAAGCCAATGCGGGAGAACCTATCTCCCATTTTGCATTGGATCCTGTGGAGCGCCGGCCTTATTTCTATGCGATCTACCCGATTCGCCTCGCAAATAGCGAGGTGGTCGGCCATGCTGTCCTTAAGAAGTCCCTGAACGTTCTTGAAGCCGATCTCAGGGCGTTCGACCAACCCTATTTCTTCGTTGATCCTGACGGTCTGATCGTGCTGACGAATCAACCGGCGCTTCTTCTCCGCCAATTGTGGCCTCCATCCTCCGACCGGAAATCTATCCCAGCGCGACAGAGTCCGACGGTGAATATTGCGCCGCCCTCGAAGCGGGAGATCGTAGACGCTACATGGATTAATCTCGGTGGAGAGCGCGTGTTCGTCCGCAGGCGCTTCGCGAATGACAGCGAATGGTCTTTGGTCCTCACGATCCCGATGGCGGAGTTATTCGCCAACCGTGTTTTGGGAATCGTCATCACTCTACTGGCGACATTGATGGCGTTGATTTATCTTTTTGGCAAGGAGCGATCAGTCTACGACAGCGTTCAAATGGACAAGCGCCTCAAATTGCAAGAATTGGCTCGCAGCCTTGAATTTCAGGCGAGCACCGACCCCCTCACAGGCCTCTTCAATCGCATGAAATTCGATCAGGCGCTGGCGGCCGAGATATTAAGGGCGAATCGCTACAACAGACCGCTTTCTTTGGTGCTGTTCGACATTGATCACTTCAAGAATATCAATGATCTCCACGGTCATCAGGTGGGCGACAACGTGCTGGTGCAACTGTCCCGCATAGCTGCGGCGCATATCAGGGGCACCGATGTGCTTGCTCGTTGGGGGGGAGAGGAATTTGTCATTCTGGTCCCAGAATCCAATGGTCAAATGGCGTATCAAACTGCAGAAAATCTGAGAAACGCGATCGGCCAAGCCGTATTCGAGAAGGCCGGGGCCGTCACCTGTAGTTTCGGGGTTGCTGAATATGTTGATGGGGATGCCGCGGAATCGCTCATCTCTCGCGCGGACGCCGCTATGTACCGCGCCAAGATCAAGGGCCGTAACCAGGCAGAGTTGTCTTCTGTGACCGCCCCTTCGTCCGTCGAGACGTCATTTCCGTCGCCGGCGTAA
- a CDS encoding deoxyguanosinetriphosphate triphosphohydrolase, with amino-acid sequence MSVSPFRPVRAAYAADSDASRGRLFSEPGSPSRTKFQRDRDRIIHSTAFRRLAHKTQVFIPHEGDHYRTRLTHSLEVAQIARALARALGLDDDLAEAVALAHDLGHPPFGHAGEDALHVMMAPYGGFDHNAQTLRIVTKLERRYAAFDGLNLTFETLEGLVKHNGPLRLPDGSPTPRFAKSGVPAAILEFDALFHLDLARFASAEAQAAAIADDIAYNAHDIDDGLRAGLIDVVDIAQAPFLGDLAAEVAALRPGLEPARFVHELVRRLITRFIEDAIGESRLRLDAAGAGSAEDIRDGAAPMVAFSPAMTRLEAEIKQFLLHILYRREPLNRIRAQAAEVIFNLFPHFFGKPTSMPVDWAAAAQAAGGDDTRRARVICDYIAGMTDRYVLQEHRRIFGAAPELR; translated from the coding sequence ATGTCAGTCTCACCCTTTCGGCCCGTCCGCGCCGCCTATGCGGCCGACTCCGACGCGAGCCGCGGGCGGCTGTTCAGCGAGCCGGGCTCTCCGTCGCGGACCAAATTCCAACGCGATCGCGACCGCATCATCCATTCGACAGCTTTCCGGCGGCTGGCGCATAAAACGCAGGTTTTTATCCCGCATGAGGGCGATCATTACCGCACGCGCCTCACCCATTCGCTCGAAGTGGCCCAGATCGCGCGGGCTCTGGCGCGCGCGCTCGGCCTCGATGACGATCTCGCCGAAGCGGTCGCTCTTGCGCATGATCTCGGCCATCCGCCGTTCGGCCATGCCGGCGAAGACGCCCTTCATGTGATGATGGCGCCCTATGGCGGCTTCGACCACAATGCGCAAACGCTGCGGATCGTCACCAAGCTGGAGCGACGCTATGCCGCATTCGACGGGCTCAATCTGACCTTCGAAACGCTCGAGGGCCTCGTCAAACATAATGGCCCGCTGCGTTTGCCCGATGGGTCGCCAACGCCGCGCTTTGCGAAATCGGGCGTTCCCGCCGCCATTCTCGAATTCGACGCGCTTTTCCATCTCGATCTCGCCCGCTTCGCCAGCGCCGAGGCGCAGGCCGCGGCCATCGCCGACGACATCGCCTATAACGCCCATGACATCGACGATGGCCTTCGCGCCGGACTGATCGACGTCGTCGATATTGCGCAGGCGCCTTTTCTCGGCGATCTCGCCGCCGAAGTCGCGGCGCTGCGCCCCGGCCTCGAGCCGGCGCGCTTCGTTCACGAACTGGTGCGCCGCCTGATCACGCGTTTCATCGAGGACGCCATCGGCGAAAGCAGGCTGCGCCTCGATGCGGCCGGCGCCGGCAGCGCCGAAGATATCCGCGACGGCGCGGCGCCGATGGTCGCCTTCTCCCCGGCGATGACGCGGCTCGAGGCGGAGATCAAGCAGTTTCTTCTGCATATCCTCTATCGCCGCGAGCCGCTCAATCGCATCCGCGCGCAGGCGGCGGAGGTGATCTTCAATCTGTTTCCGCATTTTTTCGGAAAGCCCACGAGCATGCCGGTGGATTGGGCGGCGGCGGCGCAAGCGGCGGGGGGCGACGACACGCGCCGCGCGCGGGTCATCTGCGATTACATCGCCGGCATGACCGATCGTTACGTGTTGCAGGAGCATCGCCGCATTTTTGGCGCGGCGCCGGAGCTTCGGTAG